A DNA window from Hippea jasoniae contains the following coding sequences:
- the fliQ gene encoding flagellar biosynthesis protein FliQ — protein sequence MDIATVVSIGKNAMQVTMLLSMPLLIVSLIAGLLVSIFQAVTQIQEMTLTFIPKIIATAVALIFLAPWMAKLMVNYMIQLYSSIPNFIR from the coding sequence ATGGATATAGCAACCGTTGTTAGTATTGGAAAAAACGCCATGCAGGTTACTATGCTGCTTTCGATGCCCCTGTTGATTGTAAGTCTAATAGCTGGATTATTAGTAAGTATCTTTCAGGCTGTGACGCAGATTCAGGAGATGACCCTTACATTCATTCCAAAAATAATAGCAACGGCAGTGGCATTGATATTCCTTGCACCGTGGATGGCTAAACTAATGGTTAATTATATGATTCAACTATATTCATCTATACCAAATTTTATTAGATGA